From Fibrobacter sp. UWB16, the proteins below share one genomic window:
- the infC gene encoding translation initiation factor IF-3 yields MPNRPSDGTRINEDIHISPIRLVKEDGEAIIIETSKALQMAKDAGLDLVEVSPNAKPPVCRIINYGKYKFEQLKKAKAAKAKQHVVKLKEIKMHPKTAENDYQYRIKQAGEFLQDGMKVKLIMQFRGREMAHMDYGKRLMERAKEDLAPFGDLEMDSRVEGNTMLSIYGPKRGAGKKQDQAPKPVTEPKAAGEA; encoded by the coding sequence ATGCCCAACCGTCCCAGCGATGGGACCCGTATCAACGAAGATATCCATATCTCTCCGATTCGTCTCGTGAAAGAAGATGGCGAAGCTATCATCATCGAGACGAGCAAGGCATTGCAGATGGCGAAAGACGCCGGACTGGACCTTGTGGAAGTCTCCCCGAATGCTAAGCCGCCTGTCTGCCGCATCATCAACTACGGCAAGTACAAGTTTGAACAACTGAAGAAGGCTAAGGCCGCAAAGGCCAAGCAGCACGTGGTGAAGCTCAAGGAAATCAAGATGCACCCGAAGACTGCCGAGAACGACTACCAGTACCGCATCAAGCAGGCTGGCGAGTTCTTGCAGGACGGTATGAAGGTGAAGCTTATCATGCAGTTCCGTGGACGCGAAATGGCGCACATGGACTACGGCAAGCGCCTTATGGAACGCGCCAAGGAAGACTTGGCTCCGTTTGGCGATTTGGAAATGGATTCGCGGGTGGAAGGCAACACAATGCTTTCTATCTACGGTCCAAAACGTGGTGCCGGTAAGAAACAAGACCAGGCACCGAAGCCCGTAACCGAGCCAAAGGCAGCAGGTGAGGCTTAA
- the rpmI gene encoding 50S ribosomal protein L35: MPKMKTHSGAKKRFRVTGSGHVKFKRAGMRHIQAKMNTKRKRNLRKGALVKKVDTYHVKRLLVVA, translated from the coding sequence ATGCCTAAGATGAAAACTCACAGCGGTGCTAAGAAGCGCTTCCGCGTGACTGGTTCCGGCCATGTCAAGTTCAAGCGCGCTGGTATGCGCCACATTCAAGCTAAGATGAACACTAAGCGTAAGCGTAACCTTCGTAAGGGCGCTCTCGTTAAGAAAGTCGATACCTATCATGTCAAGCGTCTGCTTGTCGTAGCATAA
- the rplT gene encoding 50S ribosomal protein L20, with the protein MPRAKTRVPSRERRKKILKAAKGYYGRRKSNLRLAIDAVAHAGQYAYAHRRDKKGDFRSLWITRLNAAVREFGISYSQFIYKLSKANINMNRKVLADLAVADPAAFAKVVEIVKAA; encoded by the coding sequence ATGCCACGCGCAAAAACTAGAGTTCCTTCCCGCGAACGCCGCAAAAAAATCCTCAAGGCCGCCAAGGGTTACTATGGCCGCCGCAAGTCGAACCTTCGCCTTGCTATTGACGCCGTTGCCCACGCTGGTCAGTATGCCTATGCACACCGCCGCGACAAGAAGGGTGATTTCCGCTCTCTGTGGATCACTCGCTTGAACGCTGCTGTTCGTGAATTCGGCATCAGCTATAGCCAGTTCATTTACAAGCTTTCCAAGGCTAACATCAACATGAACCGCAAGGTTCTCGCTGACTTGGCCGTCGCCGATCCGGCAGCATTTGCCAAGGTCGTCGAAATCGTGAAGGCTGCTTAA
- a CDS encoding TIGR02147 family protein, with amino-acid sequence MKAIIEYSDFRQYMRDFYEERKLRHVFSWREFSKAAGFTSSSYMKVVCDGKSNLSRIGVERTGQAMGLVGFEMDYFRAMVNFGQETDEVKKKAAYEEMLEIARVHKVRVVEGDLFEFYESWRNPVLRELAPLMPGATPGELAKMCYTDVSAADIKQSLDFLVKAGFLKKEGENTYSQTETSIKGSPEATKLAIRDMHREMAKIAANSLDLARTERNFSGVTMGISKDSYEQIVKELDECRRKIVSIAAGDKNIDQVYRLNLQLFPLTKKAKEKGND; translated from the coding sequence ATGAAAGCGATTATCGAATACTCCGACTTCCGACAGTACATGCGCGACTTTTACGAAGAGCGCAAGCTCCGCCATGTTTTCTCGTGGCGAGAATTTTCCAAGGCCGCAGGCTTTACCTCATCTTCGTACATGAAGGTCGTCTGTGACGGGAAAAGCAATTTGAGCCGTATCGGTGTCGAACGCACCGGGCAAGCCATGGGACTTGTCGGATTCGAGATGGACTACTTCAGGGCGATGGTCAACTTCGGCCAAGAAACAGACGAAGTGAAAAAGAAGGCCGCCTACGAAGAGATGCTCGAAATCGCTAGAGTCCACAAAGTCAGAGTCGTCGAAGGCGATCTTTTTGAATTTTATGAAAGCTGGCGAAATCCGGTTTTACGAGAACTCGCCCCACTCATGCCGGGAGCCACTCCAGGCGAACTTGCCAAGATGTGCTACACGGACGTTTCCGCCGCCGACATCAAGCAGTCCCTCGATTTTTTGGTCAAAGCCGGGTTCCTCAAAAAAGAGGGAGAAAACACATACTCCCAGACCGAGACATCCATCAAGGGTTCCCCCGAAGCAACCAAGCTCGCCATCCGCGACATGCACCGCGAAATGGCCAAAATTGCAGCAAATTCACTAGACCTAGCCCGCACCGAACGCAACTTTTCCGGTGTCACCATGGGCATATCCAAGGACTCTTACGAACAAATCGTCAAAGAACTCGACGAATGTCGCCGTAAAATCGTGAGCATTGCCGCAGGCGACAAAAACATCGATCAAGTTTATAGACTAAATTTACAGTTATTCCCTCTCACAAAAAAGGCGAAGGAGAAAGGTAATGACTAA
- a CDS encoding fibrobacter succinogenes major paralogous domain-containing protein: MNFRRVVGIFSVVSTIMSFYACGDDKSSSANSLPDEVADKAELETYECNMSVIGGKVFVKSLGKNYECDGEEWFESYDQPKSSAKGKSSSSSKGNSSSSGKSSSSSSEKVSSSSSSAVEQSSSSVMSSSSRPTEILEPETKVNERCSETGACDAMDKNDVGTWHFVRKDDFGDDVEYTYKADGRDLIVTIKSADGSVDSKTYSMYNMESEVGVEMAFNAAKSTCKDGGGNDKKIKTCVKDTTEVLPECDREHEGYLALIGSVYKICKSKSWTKATVLEYDTYGLECLDDGRAVCGNVIDSNKYVCESGKFREANSIERDTYGLDCVEGRTVAGRVNEENKYTCELGKFREANKIEIDTYGFECVEGQTVAGNVNKYNRYTCESGRFRTANEFEIHTYGLECVEGLVVKGSEFSSGYYVCKSGKFVEAADDERSVGLACMANNEGQIAEGRPVSYSGPSPLPMYKYYCSNQEWKNITNWDWNVSKEIRFNPEVKYGSMIDDRDGRVYRTVKIGEQVWMAENLNYSDSIKTPSLKGRSSCYDNKDEYCEVAGRLYTWAAAFDSVARPDLAEKLAYCERTVTVCDVSAKTQGVCPKGWHLPDTTEWINLLVAVGGGRGTWANVRGAEFLKSRTGWSDSGTQNFDDAFGFSMLPAGWWDAQEGYLKFDASGFYAYFWEVTGRHLVVGSGAYAWITNGYKKSMMSVRCVKDE; this comes from the coding sequence GTGAATTTTAGGCGTGTTGTAGGAATTTTTTCTGTTGTTTCGACAATTATGTCGTTTTATGCATGTGGCGACGACAAATCTTCTTCTGCAAATTCTTTACCTGATGAAGTAGCTGATAAAGCTGAACTCGAAACTTACGAATGCAACATGTCTGTCATTGGCGGAAAAGTATTCGTGAAAAGCTTGGGTAAAAATTACGAATGCGATGGCGAAGAATGGTTCGAATCTTACGACCAACCGAAATCGAGTGCGAAGGGTAAGAGTTCTTCGTCTAGTAAAGGAAATAGCTCGTCTTCTGGTAAGTCTTCCTCGTCTTCTTCTGAGAAGGTATCTTCGTCATCGAGTAGTGCGGTGGAACAGTCGAGTAGCAGTGTAATGTCTAGCAGCTCGCGCCCCACAGAAATCCTTGAACCCGAAACCAAAGTGAACGAAAGATGTTCTGAAACGGGAGCCTGCGACGCAATGGATAAGAATGATGTCGGCACGTGGCATTTTGTGCGCAAGGATGATTTTGGCGATGATGTTGAATACACTTACAAGGCTGACGGTCGCGATTTGATTGTAACCATTAAGAGTGCTGATGGCTCGGTAGATTCTAAGACTTATTCCATGTATAATATGGAGTCTGAAGTGGGTGTTGAAATGGCTTTCAATGCTGCGAAGTCCACCTGCAAGGACGGTGGCGGAAACGACAAGAAAATAAAGACTTGCGTGAAGGATACAACGGAAGTTTTGCCAGAGTGTGATCGGGAGCATGAAGGCTACCTTGCGTTAATAGGTTCTGTTTATAAAATTTGCAAGTCGAAATCTTGGACCAAAGCGACTGTATTAGAGTATGATACCTATGGTTTGGAATGTCTCGACGATGGACGAGCCGTATGTGGGAATGTTATTGATAGTAATAAGTATGTGTGTGAATCAGGAAAATTCCGTGAGGCAAATTCCATTGAACGGGATACTTATGGCTTGGATTGCGTTGAAGGACGGACCGTTGCTGGTAGAGTGAATGAAGAAAATAAGTATACATGCGAATTGGGAAAGTTCCGTGAGGCGAATAAAATTGAAATTGATACTTATGGTTTTGAATGCGTTGAAGGGCAAACGGTTGCAGGTAATGTAAATAAATATAACAGGTATACATGCGAATCGGGAAGGTTTCGTACAGCGAATGAATTCGAAATACATACTTATGGTTTGGAGTGTGTTGAAGGGCTTGTTGTTAAAGGTTCTGAATTCAGTTCTGGATATTATGTTTGTAAATCGGGAAAGTTTGTTGAGGCTGCTGACGATGAACGGTCTGTAGGTTTGGCGTGTATGGCTAATAACGAGGGGCAAATTGCTGAGGGGCGTCCTGTGTCTTATTCTGGTCCATCACCGTTGCCTATGTATAAATATTATTGTTCAAATCAGGAGTGGAAAAATATTACAAATTGGGATTGGAATGTTTCGAAAGAAATTCGTTTTAATCCTGAGGTAAAGTATGGCTCCATGATAGACGATCGAGATGGGCGTGTTTATAGAACAGTGAAGATTGGCGAACAAGTGTGGATGGCGGAAAACTTGAATTATTCGGACAGTATAAAAACGCCAAGCCTTAAGGGTAGAAGCTCGTGCTATGATAATAAAGATGAGTATTGCGAAGTGGCTGGTCGACTTTATACTTGGGCTGCTGCATTTGATTCTGTTGCTAGGCCTGATTTGGCGGAAAAATTGGCTTATTGTGAACGAACCGTTACCGTTTGCGATGTTTCAGCCAAGACTCAAGGAGTGTGTCCTAAAGGTTGGCATCTTCCTGACACGACGGAATGGATAAATCTTTTGGTTGCTGTGGGAGGTGGTCGTGGAACTTGGGCGAATGTGCGTGGCGCTGAATTTCTCAAATCTCGAACAGGTTGGTCGGATTCTGGGACTCAAAATTTCGATGATGCTTTTGGCTTTTCTATGTTGCCTGCGGGATGGTGGGATGCTCAAGAAGGTTATTTAAAATTTGATGCGAGTGGTTTTTATGCTTATTTTTGGGAGGTTACGGGGCGTCATTTGGTGGTGGGGAGTGGTGCATACGCATGGATTACGAATGGTTATAAAAAAAGCATGATGAGTGTCCGTTGTGTCAAGGACGAATAG
- a CDS encoding BrnA antitoxin family protein, producing the protein MKKEYDFAKMQAVRNPYATALKKQITIRLNSGTVEYFKAMAKEVSIPYQTLIDSYLTDCALSKRRLNIRWK; encoded by the coding sequence ATGAAAAAAGAATATGATTTTGCAAAAATGCAGGCTGTCAGGAATCCTTATGCAACTGCATTGAAAAAACAGATAACGATTCGTTTGAATTCGGGTACTGTTGAATATTTTAAAGCGATGGCAAAAGAAGTCAGCATCCCTTACCAGACTTTGATTGATTCGTACTTGACGGATTGTGCGTTGAGTAAACGCCGACTGAATATTCGTTGGAAGTGA
- a CDS encoding class I SAM-dependent RNA methyltransferase, whose amino-acid sequence MFFEQAIAHNLPNYTKESDFAYGETLAPLDYKDELKVKNEAIREFWEVNRLARGPQPIVASPMPRNYRTTSKRQVEMKPGDLRFNEYDSILEPEEHNAIYRLLFDKLITPAYKPLAYALNWLIIRGTYKYRIVIFNVKKLDASIVRKLKQISEVLQQSPYHVTAAHAYVDPTGSNYYLEAKRPTDTLNFKQLYGPRELSLDLGHFRLKYPVTGFSQINESQIHNLIKSASRLLGLEKGDHFLDLYCGYGLFSFALGEAAKSVLGVEWEGPSIDCAKASARFLKKNYKFIAGKIDETFVQMRLPRPIPGEPERILLDPPRKGTEPGVIRALAMRKPVRVLHIFCGTDEIPAALAEWERYGYRVKEVLPMDLFPGTPHLETLVALERK is encoded by the coding sequence ATGTTTTTTGAACAAGCAATAGCCCATAACCTCCCGAATTATACGAAGGAATCGGATTTCGCTTACGGCGAGACCCTCGCTCCGCTCGATTACAAGGACGAGCTTAAGGTCAAGAACGAAGCCATCCGCGAATTTTGGGAAGTCAACCGTCTTGCACGCGGTCCGCAGCCAATCGTGGCTAGCCCCATGCCGCGCAATTACCGCACGACGTCCAAGCGCCAAGTCGAAATGAAGCCGGGCGACCTCCGCTTTAACGAATACGATAGCATTTTGGAGCCCGAAGAACACAACGCCATTTACCGCCTGTTGTTCGACAAGCTCATCACGCCGGCATACAAGCCGCTCGCTTACGCGCTCAACTGGCTCATCATCCGCGGCACGTACAAGTACCGCATCGTGATTTTCAACGTGAAAAAGCTCGATGCAAGTATCGTGCGCAAGCTCAAGCAGATTTCCGAAGTCTTGCAGCAGAGCCCATACCACGTGACCGCAGCACATGCCTACGTGGACCCGACAGGATCCAACTACTATCTCGAAGCAAAGCGCCCGACAGACACGCTCAACTTCAAGCAGCTTTACGGCCCGCGCGAACTTTCGCTCGACCTCGGCCATTTCAGGCTCAAGTACCCGGTGACGGGCTTCAGCCAGATTAACGAAAGCCAGATTCACAACCTCATTAAGTCCGCAAGCCGCTTGCTCGGTCTCGAAAAGGGCGACCATTTCTTGGATCTTTACTGCGGTTACGGCCTCTTCAGCTTTGCACTCGGTGAAGCCGCCAAGTCCGTTCTCGGTGTGGAATGGGAAGGCCCGTCCATCGATTGCGCCAAGGCTTCTGCAAGATTCTTGAAGAAAAACTACAAGTTCATCGCAGGGAAAATTGACGAGACGTTTGTGCAAATGAGACTTCCGCGGCCGATCCCTGGCGAACCGGAACGCATTTTGTTGGACCCGCCGCGCAAGGGTACTGAACCGGGCGTCATCCGCGCTCTCGCCATGCGCAAGCCTGTGCGTGTGCTCCACATTTTCTGTGGCACCGACGAAATCCCTGCAGCCCTCGCCGAATGGGAACGTTACGGCTACCGCGTCAAGGAAGTGCTGCCGATGGATTTGTTCCCCGGCACCCCGCACCTCGAAACGCTTGTAGCACTCGAACGTAAATAA
- a CDS encoding TIGR02171 family protein — protein MEKIHKIALLLFLCVWGAVSCSEEHPFSSAFMEKPVSTLDLGEIGAEGMVYVKASGEKTFLGTRDVLAKSLERPQMNVDFTYDFYIGRHEVICKDFNETMGFVTGVTVPCLMDSLPASNVTFFDAVLYANALSKKYGLDSAYSFSKVDLDAEKHCVKMKNFKFVPKSSGYRLPTEAEWTLVASENWNPGNGWNAVNSGAVVHKVCSSNESQNRICDMAGNMLELVNDRYASFKDTTVANFVGSIDGDALGSCVVKGGSYYSSPTTMNLYNRGDTYPILSSTKGDYIGFRLARGSIPDAMWFSDNGSTVSAPITPLIESAELKSMTGSYNAKLVFRNDAQGNLVYMNFGKTTTVVQFEDGVEVFHPDISPNGKYVAFCTSMEGSSQTSFIYVRDLTDASSKAVRMSSMKGAIPRWRVNPNGDTVIVFVSSAGGNRGDQFLLEGTWQVKFSNGKFGTPEKIFDGAYHGGVLNDNRLAISSSPLLRARLSDGTWKTDMIWYNGEQACNASLAKDGSNRTLFLDFGGSEGREFVGVDYGVHERLLIADSTGRLVQSVPSPAGYSFDHSEWAVGILKDSASNLVVATLSDINGVHREVVLVDLNDGRIVPLVEGEELWHPCLWVWQDSPNRPKPVVDMDSAGVYYDSEVQNPYSFAAVEMGIKLKSFWKERDDLQAVILGSSMLLDAVDDKAMIYTKTLNMGVSMMDINLFDYLIRNYVIPYAPNVKYLVVELSPGLMFRSYQEVTAFVLESSPGILYDRLHLSEATKNEIAEFSQQQQFPKILLGQQYLDGTFLMPSGSWEAPIVNVDLTPLTFDALVLQYNLKIWELLKALADSKGIQLIAAIPPRNPGYKDTEAFDPYGPSWEVAHQIIDAVKNMGIMVFDEYKDGHHDYTDAMAYNPNHLSYLGAALFTARLDAFLSALP, from the coding sequence ATGGAGAAAATACATAAAATAGCATTATTGCTTTTTTTGTGCGTTTGGGGAGCAGTATCTTGTTCGGAAGAACATCCGTTTTCCAGTGCGTTTATGGAAAAGCCAGTTTCGACTTTGGATTTGGGTGAAATTGGTGCCGAGGGAATGGTCTATGTAAAAGCCTCAGGGGAAAAGACTTTCTTGGGGACGCGTGATGTTTTGGCAAAATCCTTGGAACGCCCTCAAATGAACGTTGATTTTACCTATGACTTTTATATCGGACGTCATGAGGTTATCTGCAAAGATTTTAATGAGACTATGGGGTTTGTGACGGGGGTGACTGTCCCTTGTCTTATGGATTCGCTGCCGGCTTCGAATGTGACTTTCTTTGATGCGGTGCTGTATGCGAATGCTTTGAGTAAAAAATACGGGCTTGATTCGGCTTATTCTTTTTCCAAGGTGGATTTGGATGCCGAAAAGCACTGTGTGAAGATGAAAAATTTTAAGTTCGTTCCCAAATCAAGTGGCTATAGGTTACCTACAGAAGCGGAATGGACTTTGGTCGCTTCTGAAAACTGGAACCCGGGAAATGGCTGGAATGCCGTGAATTCCGGGGCTGTCGTTCATAAGGTTTGTTCTTCGAATGAATCGCAGAATCGCATCTGCGACATGGCGGGGAATATGCTTGAACTTGTGAATGACCGATATGCGTCTTTCAAGGATACTACGGTCGCCAATTTTGTGGGCTCGATTGATGGCGATGCCCTTGGATCTTGCGTGGTAAAAGGGGGGAGCTATTATTCATCCCCGACAACGATGAATTTGTACAATCGTGGCGATACTTACCCCATTTTAAGTTCGACGAAAGGAGATTACATTGGCTTTAGGCTTGCTCGTGGTTCTATTCCCGATGCCATGTGGTTTTCGGATAATGGGAGTACGGTTTCGGCGCCGATAACGCCGCTGATAGAATCTGCGGAATTGAAATCGATGACGGGTTCCTATAATGCGAAACTCGTGTTCCGAAATGATGCGCAAGGCAATCTTGTTTATATGAATTTCGGAAAGACAACGACCGTTGTTCAGTTTGAAGATGGTGTTGAAGTATTCCATCCTGATATTTCGCCCAATGGAAAGTATGTTGCTTTTTGCACATCGATGGAGGGCTCTTCGCAAACGTCTTTCATATACGTGCGTGATTTGACGGATGCTAGTAGCAAGGCTGTGAGAATGTCTTCGATGAAGGGTGCTATACCGAGGTGGCGTGTGAACCCTAATGGGGATACTGTGATTGTGTTTGTGTCTTCGGCGGGAGGCAATCGTGGCGACCAGTTCTTGTTAGAAGGTACGTGGCAGGTGAAATTCTCAAATGGAAAGTTCGGTACGCCAGAAAAGATTTTTGATGGCGCTTACCACGGTGGTGTCTTGAATGATAATCGCCTTGCGATTTCGTCGTCTCCTCTGTTACGGGCCCGCTTGTCTGATGGAACTTGGAAAACAGATATGATTTGGTACAACGGTGAGCAGGCTTGCAATGCATCTTTGGCGAAAGATGGTAGCAACCGTACATTGTTCCTTGATTTTGGCGGATCGGAAGGTCGTGAATTTGTAGGGGTTGATTATGGGGTTCATGAAAGGCTCCTTATTGCAGATAGTACGGGACGGTTGGTCCAGTCCGTACCTTCGCCTGCAGGTTATTCCTTTGACCATAGCGAATGGGCTGTTGGCATTTTGAAAGACTCTGCCAGTAACCTTGTCGTTGCGACTCTTAGCGATATCAATGGCGTTCATCGTGAAGTCGTGCTAGTGGATCTGAATGATGGTCGCATAGTCCCGCTTGTCGAGGGTGAAGAACTGTGGCACCCGTGTCTTTGGGTGTGGCAAGATAGTCCAAACCGCCCGAAACCTGTTGTGGATATGGATAGCGCTGGCGTTTATTATGATAGCGAAGTCCAGAACCCGTATTCATTTGCTGCTGTGGAAATGGGGATAAAGCTGAAATCCTTCTGGAAAGAACGTGATGATTTGCAGGCTGTCATTTTGGGAAGTTCAATGCTTTTGGATGCTGTTGATGATAAAGCAATGATATATACCAAAACTTTGAATATGGGCGTGAGCATGATGGATATCAATCTGTTTGATTACTTAATTCGAAATTATGTTATTCCGTATGCTCCTAATGTCAAGTATCTTGTAGTGGAGTTGTCGCCTGGACTTATGTTTAGAAGCTATCAGGAAGTGACTGCTTTTGTTCTTGAAAGTTCCCCGGGGATACTGTACGATAGGCTTCATTTGTCCGAAGCTACTAAAAATGAAATAGCGGAGTTTAGTCAACAGCAACAATTCCCGAAAATCCTGCTAGGGCAGCAATATTTAGACGGAACGTTCCTGATGCCTTCTGGGTCGTGGGAAGCCCCGATTGTGAATGTGGATCTTACCCCGTTGACTTTTGATGCGCTTGTTTTGCAGTATAACCTGAAAATTTGGGAATTGCTAAAGGCTCTGGCGGATTCGAAAGGAATCCAGCTGATTGCCGCGATCCCTCCGCGTAACCCGGGGTACAAGGATACAGAGGCTTTTGATCCGTATGGCCCGAGTTGGGAGGTGGCTCATCAAATTATTGACGCGGTCAAGAATATGGGGATTATGGTTTTCGATGAATACAAAGATGGCCATCACGACTATACCGACGCGATGGCCTATAATCCCAATCACTTGAGCTATCTTGGGGCGGCTCTGTTCACTGCAAGGCTAGATGCCTTCTTGAGCGCGTTGCCTTAG
- a CDS encoding GGDEF domain-containing protein, with product MSVFGFYVEVNAGCILILMLLLYSIKRLPTPQIKYELFQKLVLWHIVYFLSDSAWALVNDAALPKNTFTVLAVNYFNAIIMPIVAYNCFMFAEISTRPEMTRKQIETLQFKLRIPIVVQIVVLLISFAIAPGFWLDDQLEPVDFFYFILSFLPLIYWVAGTVRGLLRTRTMLNRANLGTYLIVASYTPGVLVAGGAQILFALTTPIFCFWCTAIILFAYLHMQNQLISTDSLTMLNNRNRLHDYLHQPREEKNSFVIMVDVDHFKQINDTYGHAEGDRALVIVSQALKKACERLGSSMFLCRYGGDEFLMIAQTEVPDEVIKEVRGCLQEEVAKQGVSRSYKIEASMGFARWDGNPESFKESMINADKRMYEEKRLA from the coding sequence ATGAGCGTTTTTGGATTTTATGTCGAAGTCAATGCTGGGTGCATTCTGATACTGATGCTCCTTTTGTACAGTATCAAGAGACTCCCGACGCCTCAGATTAAGTATGAGCTTTTCCAGAAACTGGTGCTTTGGCATATTGTCTATTTCTTAAGTGATTCCGCTTGGGCTCTTGTGAACGATGCTGCTTTACCGAAAAATACGTTTACCGTTTTGGCTGTGAATTATTTCAATGCCATTATTATGCCGATCGTTGCGTACAACTGTTTTATGTTTGCTGAAATCAGTACACGCCCGGAAATGACTCGTAAGCAGATTGAAACGCTTCAATTTAAATTACGCATCCCGATTGTTGTGCAAATAGTGGTGTTGCTTATATCATTTGCTATCGCCCCCGGCTTTTGGCTTGATGATCAGTTGGAACCTGTTGACTTTTTTTATTTCATTTTGTCCTTCTTGCCGTTGATTTATTGGGTGGCGGGGACAGTCCGCGGTTTGCTCCGCACGCGGACGATGCTAAATAGGGCTAATCTTGGAACGTATCTGATTGTGGCTAGCTATACGCCGGGCGTGTTGGTGGCGGGGGGCGCACAGATTCTCTTTGCCTTGACGACGCCGATTTTCTGCTTCTGGTGTACCGCTATTATTTTGTTTGCGTATCTGCACATGCAAAACCAGTTGATTTCGACAGATTCGCTGACAATGCTCAATAACCGCAATCGTCTGCATGACTATTTGCACCAGCCGCGCGAAGAGAAAAACTCTTTTGTGATTATGGTGGACGTAGACCACTTTAAGCAAATTAATGATACTTATGGACATGCCGAAGGTGACCGTGCGCTCGTTATTGTTTCGCAGGCGCTCAAGAAGGCTTGTGAACGCTTGGGGTCTTCGATGTTCCTCTGCCGTTATGGTGGCGACGAATTCTTGATGATTGCGCAGACTGAAGTCCCGGACGAAGTGATTAAGGAAGTCCGTGGGTGTTTGCAAGAAGAAGTTGCGAAGCAGGGCGTGTCGCGCTCTTATAAGATTGAAGCGAGTATGGGCTTTGCCCGTTGGGATGGAAATCCCGAAAGCTTCAAGGAAAGCATGATCAACGCCGACAAGAGAATGTACGAAGAAAAACGCTTGGCGTAG
- a CDS encoding MFS transporter, giving the protein METKSNIPDNTLWSRTFITVAAANFLLFFSFYQLLPILPLYIIDKFQTDNATAGFIISLYTIGALACRPFAGFLVDTFSRKPLYFWTFFAFTLCFLGYKTVGLLPILAVVRFAHGLFFGISSTASNTVAIDALPASRRGEGIGYFGISVNLAFATGPMTGMFLYEAFGDGIVFAISTILCVIGLVLVQTLKVKPREKKVCAPLSLDRFFLTRAVPQFANFIFVGFAYGPVTNYIAIYANELGIGGTGWFYALIASGLILNRIMTGRLIDRGYLIHLVGTGMTLIVVAYFILAFSHGPITFFLSAFLIGTSLGLIFPGYQTMCVNLARHDQRGTANSTYLSGWDIGIGTGILVGGAMANHFGMHQQVFFVCGVALAIADVMFLAYTSKHYQKNKLEG; this is encoded by the coding sequence ATGGAAACAAAGTCCAACATTCCCGATAATACACTTTGGAGCCGCACGTTCATTACCGTCGCTGCGGCGAACTTTTTGCTGTTCTTTAGCTTTTACCAGCTATTGCCGATTTTGCCGTTGTACATCATCGACAAATTCCAGACAGACAACGCAACCGCAGGGTTCATCATTTCGCTCTACACGATTGGAGCGCTTGCCTGCAGGCCTTTTGCGGGGTTCCTCGTCGATACGTTCAGCCGAAAGCCGCTATACTTTTGGACATTTTTCGCATTTACACTCTGCTTTTTAGGCTACAAGACAGTCGGGCTGTTGCCGATTCTAGCGGTCGTGCGTTTTGCACACGGGCTGTTCTTTGGCATTTCGAGTACCGCAAGTAATACGGTGGCTATTGATGCACTGCCCGCAAGTCGCCGAGGCGAAGGCATCGGGTATTTCGGGATTAGCGTGAACTTAGCCTTCGCCACCGGTCCCATGACCGGAATGTTTCTTTACGAAGCATTCGGCGACGGGATCGTTTTTGCCATTTCTACAATCCTTTGCGTGATTGGACTTGTGCTTGTGCAGACGCTCAAGGTGAAACCCCGCGAAAAGAAAGTCTGCGCCCCGCTTTCGCTTGACCGATTTTTCCTCACGCGCGCCGTTCCGCAATTTGCAAACTTCATCTTCGTCGGATTTGCGTACGGCCCGGTCACGAACTACATCGCCATTTACGCTAATGAACTTGGTATCGGCGGCACGGGCTGGTTTTACGCACTTATCGCTTCGGGCCTAATCTTGAACCGCATCATGACAGGCCGCCTAATTGACCGCGGTTACCTGATTCATCTTGTGGGTACCGGCATGACGCTAATCGTCGTCGCCTACTTCATCCTCGCCTTTAGCCACGGGCCCATTACGTTTTTCTTGTCCGCATTCCTTATCGGAACAAGCCTCGGACTTATTTTCCCCGGCTACCAGACTATGTGCGTGAACCTCGCCCGCCACGACCAGCGTGGCACGGCAAACAGCACCTACCTCTCGGGATGGGACATCGGCATTGGAACAGGTATTCTCGTGGGCGGCGCCATGGCAAACCACTTCGGGATGCACCAGCAAGTGTTCTTCGTCTGCGGCGTCGCACTCGCCATCGCCGACGTCATGTTCCTCGCCTACACATCAAAGCATTATCAGAAAAACAAGCTTGAGGGGTAA